One Vibrio penaeicida DNA segment encodes these proteins:
- the tssA gene encoding type VI secretion system protein TssA: protein MVYEASDFEWIEQALLPISTELPSGTDPRSDISPQSAYFRLKDLRMVARNEERNAVISEEPLSSYVNLWSGFLETVPEQLTGQSKDLELVAWLIEAMTRAYGFKGFAEGYSLAAGLIEGFWETLHPMPDEDGIETRVTPIIGLNGMEKEGTLLFPISSIPLTEAYTGQSYAYWEYQQAIDLERLDEDKKRQKIDSGAVDLKSIQDAVAQTSKEFYLQLGSELEQAIAAFDRYSHSMDEACGEVMPSSHIQKKLEAIQSALNHLAGDKLKAEAEPVLEDLPTDTEESDTVEASTPVQAGQLLAANLASREHAIEQLQKIAEFFKETEPHSPVSYSIEQVVRWCDMPLPELLAELISDGEAKNGYFRLVGIVDQNGE from the coding sequence ATGGTGTATGAAGCGTCAGATTTTGAATGGATAGAGCAGGCACTTTTGCCTATTTCAACAGAACTTCCATCGGGTACAGATCCAAGGTCAGATATCAGCCCTCAGTCTGCCTATTTTCGCTTGAAAGATTTGAGAATGGTTGCCCGAAATGAAGAGCGAAATGCGGTCATTTCAGAAGAGCCTTTGTCGAGCTATGTCAATTTATGGAGCGGTTTCCTAGAGACAGTGCCTGAACAACTTACGGGGCAATCCAAAGACTTAGAACTCGTAGCATGGTTAATCGAAGCGATGACCCGAGCGTATGGATTCAAAGGTTTTGCCGAAGGTTATTCTCTGGCAGCAGGTTTGATTGAAGGGTTTTGGGAAACGCTGCATCCAATGCCCGACGAAGATGGAATAGAAACACGCGTTACGCCAATTATTGGTCTGAATGGTATGGAGAAGGAAGGGACACTACTGTTTCCTATTTCATCCATTCCATTAACAGAAGCTTATACCGGTCAGTCCTATGCTTACTGGGAATATCAGCAAGCCATCGATTTAGAAAGATTAGACGAAGACAAGAAACGTCAAAAAATTGATTCAGGTGCCGTTGATCTCAAATCAATTCAAGATGCCGTAGCGCAAACATCAAAAGAGTTTTACTTGCAGCTGGGCAGTGAATTAGAGCAGGCAATTGCTGCATTTGATCGATACAGCCATTCCATGGATGAGGCTTGTGGTGAGGTTATGCCGAGCTCTCATATCCAAAAGAAGCTTGAAGCTATTCAATCTGCGCTCAATCACTTGGCGGGCGACAAGCTAAAGGCGGAAGCTGAACCCGTATTGGAAGATTTACCAACGGATACAGAGGAATCTGACACCGTTGAAGCAAGTACGCCAGTTCAAGCAGGGCAGCTACTTGCTGCCAATTTAGCGTCTAGGGAACACGCAATTGAACAACTACAAAAGATAGCGGAATTTTTTAAAGAAACTGAACCACACTCTCCCGTTTCGTACTCAATCGAACAGGTGGTGAGGTGGTGTGATATGCCTTTGCCGGAGCTACTGGCAGAGCTTATTTCTGATGGAGAAGCCAAGAATGGCTACTTCCGTTTGGTTGGCATAGTAGACCAAAATGGTGAATAA
- a CDS encoding PP2C family protein-serine/threonine phosphatase — MNWNIFTFSKTHPGKVRPYNEDSLLDLSAKRVWVVADGMGGHEAGDIASQMLVDTIEKYANEHQDFAIDDLRRAVLQANQSIYEYAKSNLDGKTMGTTLVLLYIQDGFYHCLWVGDSRIYLMRDNQLVQKTRDHSQVMDLVDQGLLHFDDAESHPLANVITRAIGVEPDVVIDQVSGQLVPGDQFLLCSDGLTKELNNSEISRTLQADAVSQSGLALMHSALVRGAQDNVTCALIKAMAAEYSAEVAQSNDATVPIFARGR; from the coding sequence ATGAATTGGAATATCTTTACCTTTTCAAAAACCCACCCGGGGAAAGTGAGACCTTACAATGAAGACTCACTTCTTGATTTGTCTGCTAAAAGAGTTTGGGTAGTAGCAGATGGAATGGGAGGGCATGAAGCTGGTGACATCGCGAGTCAAATGCTGGTCGATACCATCGAAAAGTATGCAAATGAGCATCAAGACTTTGCAATTGACGATCTAAGACGCGCAGTACTTCAAGCTAACCAGTCAATTTATGAATACGCGAAATCAAACCTTGACGGCAAAACCATGGGAACAACATTGGTTTTGTTATACATACAAGATGGCTTCTATCACTGCCTATGGGTAGGAGACAGTCGAATTTACTTGATGAGAGACAACCAACTTGTACAAAAAACTCGTGATCACAGCCAAGTTATGGATTTGGTTGATCAAGGGTTATTACACTTCGATGATGCAGAGAGCCACCCGCTTGCCAATGTGATAACGAGAGCCATCGGCGTTGAACCTGATGTCGTTATAGATCAGGTATCAGGTCAGTTGGTGCCGGGCGATCAGTTTCTTTTGTGTAGTGATGGGTTAACCAAAGAGCTTAACAATTCAGAAATATCACGAACGTTACAAGCTGACGCAGTAAGCCAGTCAGGGTTAGCCTTAATGCATTCCGCATTAGTTCGCGGCGCGCAAGATAACGTGACATGTGCACTTATAAAGGCGATGGCAGCTGAGTATTCCGCAGAAGTCGCACAATCGAATGATGCAACCGTTCCTATTTTTGCAAGAGGTCGCTAA
- the tagF gene encoding type VI secretion system-associated protein TagF → MPSNLITEQWGYFGKIPAKGDFIQESLPLDFLKTWQDWQQAILAVSREQLEESWTNHYMNAPIWNFALPANVCGEKAMIGTMIPSVDSVGRYYFFTLARPVDGTAISYWLDRAWSERAEEQALAVLEDNFQIEQWNTQLLNEAWEAVLSRDPVLKATPMSGEFQNLIYEEQIPLEGEHLLQHLLKTQLPRTCFWWTEGSESIPAISTFTDGLPAVGQFSAMLDGNWDQWNW, encoded by the coding sequence ATGCCCTCAAACCTTATAACAGAGCAATGGGGTTATTTTGGGAAAATTCCAGCAAAAGGGGACTTTATCCAAGAGTCCCTGCCATTGGATTTTCTAAAAACTTGGCAAGATTGGCAGCAAGCGATTTTAGCGGTTAGCCGTGAACAGTTAGAAGAAAGCTGGACAAACCATTACATGAATGCGCCGATTTGGAACTTTGCATTACCCGCCAACGTTTGTGGTGAAAAAGCCATGATTGGCACGATGATTCCCAGCGTAGATTCGGTAGGTCGCTATTACTTTTTTACGTTAGCACGACCTGTAGACGGAACGGCAATTTCATACTGGTTGGATAGAGCTTGGAGTGAGAGGGCTGAAGAACAGGCGCTAGCTGTACTTGAGGATAATTTCCAGATAGAGCAATGGAATACTCAGTTGCTAAACGAAGCGTGGGAAGCGGTTCTATCTCGCGATCCGGTTTTAAAAGCAACGCCAATGAGTGGTGAATTTCAAAACCTCATTTACGAAGAACAAATTCCGTTAGAAGGAGAGCATCTCCTTCAACATTTATTGAAAACACAACTTCCAAGAACGTGTTTCTGGTGGACAGAAGGATCGGAAAGTATTCCGGCTATTTCGACCTTTACCGATGGCTTACCAGCCGTTGGGCAGTTTTCAGCCATGTTGGATGGCAATTGGGACCAATGGAATTGGTAA